Genomic DNA from Phycisphaerales bacterium AB-hyl4:
AAAGCTGCGGAAGTTGCGATTGGTGGTAAAGCCGTTGGCACTGAGCTTGACCGCCAGCAGCTTGGCATTGACCTCGCGAAGGGCGTCCTGCTGGGCGTCAAGCTCTTCGTTTTGCTGCTGCAATCGCATCAGCGGCTGACTCTCAACCGCCATGAGCTGGTCGATGATGTCGCCAGTGGGCAGGCCTGACATCAGTCCGGTGCCGAGCGAAATACCACTCATGAACTACAATCCCT
This window encodes:
- a CDS encoding flagellar cap protein FliD N-terminal domain-containing protein — translated: MSGISLGTGLMSGLPTGDIIDQLMAVESQPLMRLQQQNEELDAQQDALREVNAKLLAVKLSANGFTTNRNFRSF